A window of Verrucomicrobiota bacterium genomic DNA:
TTGCGCAAGTCGGTGACTTTGGTGGAGAGCGCGTTCAGCGTCCGTTCGCCGCTCCAATAGAAATAAAAATCGCCGCCGGGATCGAGGCGCGATGTGACTTCCTTGAAACTGTTCTTTTCCGCGGAGACCGGCGCTGGGGACGACTGAGGGGGCGGCGCCTGTTGGGGGGCCTCAACTCTCTCCTGCTGTTTGGCGCAGCCGCCAAAGAACAGCAGGAGGACAAGGGAGAGGGCAGGGGGCTTTGGGAAGCGACGAGACGTAATTGGGTTGTTCACAAGCAGGCACCTTTCGTTTGGCAGGCGGACTTCGTTTCCCGCACTGTTTTCGAGTTCCTAGATCGAGCAATCCTTCGGTTGAAAGTTCCGAGGCACTTTCAATCTGAAAATATCGCCGTGCATCCGCGCAAGACAGACTCCTTCCGCTAACGCGGCCGCGTCCATTTCCTGGCTGCTTTCGACGGCCGCCAGGACGCCATACAACCGATAACCTTTGAATTGGGGAAGAAACTGGTAGAACCGCCGCAAGTTCCGAATGAATTTGTCCAGCTCCCGCCGGGTCAGGATACTCTTGACCTCGTCCGCGCCTTTGCGCAAACGTTTGGTCTCGACGATTTGATCGGCACCGAACCGTTTGGCCAGAATCTCCATCAATGAAGGCATCGCCATGCCCTCCGCGAAGTCGCCGAACTTATTGCCCAGACCACCGATCTGTTTGCCCAGTTCTTTGAGCTGCAGGTCAGTTTCTTTCATCTGACGATCGGTCTCTTTCATCCGGCGGTCGGTGTCCTTCTGTTGCTTGGCTGTCTCCTTGATCAGCCGGTCTGTTTCCTTCTGCTGCTCGGCATTCTCCTTGATCAGTCGGTCGGTTTCCTTCATCCGGCGATCGGTGTCCTTCTGTTGCTCGGCCGTTTCCTTCAATAGGCGGTCGGTTTCGTTTTGAGCCGACACAAGGCTGGCGACCAGCTCCCTTAATTCTTCGTTGCTCACAATCAAAAGGTATTGGACCCAGCACCCGTCGTCAAAGCGCGAATGACAGAGGTA
This region includes:
- a CDS encoding DUF3782 domain-containing protein; this translates as MSAQNETDRLLKETAEQQKDTDRRMKETDRLIKENAEQQKETDRLIKETAKQQKDTDRRMKETDRQMKETDLQLKELGKQIGGLGNKFGDFAEGMAMPSLMEILAKRFGADQIVETKRLRKGADEVKSILTRRELDKFIRNLRRFYQFLPQFKGYRLYGVLAAVESSQEMDAAALAEGVCLARMHGDIFRLKVPRNFQPKDCSI